A segment of the Streptomyces sp. NBC_00376 genome:
GATCGTCGTCGCCGTCCCCTGGGAGGTCCCGGACCTCTGACGGCCCCCGGCCAGATCCCTGTGACCGGTCCTCAGAACAGCATGGCCGCGGCGAACACCGCGAGCGCCACCGTGCACGCCGCCGCCGTCAGCGCACCGCGCGCCGACAGCGGTCGCGGCCGGGCCGTCCCCATGGCGAGCACCCGCAGATGCGCCACCCGCAGGAAGCCCAGCCAGGCCAGCGCGCTCAGCGACACCGCCACGACCGCGGCCGGGTCCACCCCGCCGTGCAGCGCCTGCTTGACCGCCAGCAGCGCCACCACCGTGCACGACAGCGTCGTACGCCGCCAGGCCAGCCGGGTCCGCTCGGGCTGAAGGCCGGGGTCGCGGTCCACCGAGGTCACCGGCCCTCCCAGCCGAAGAGGACCACCACCACCATCGCCACGGCGACGACCCCGACAGCCAGTGCGAGCAGCGTCGGGAACCGCGAGACCGGCAGGTCCT
Coding sequences within it:
- a CDS encoding DUF202 domain-containing protein, which translates into the protein MTSVDRDPGLQPERTRLAWRRTTLSCTVVALLAVKQALHGGVDPAAVVAVSLSALAWLGFLRVAHLRVLAMGTARPRPLSARGALTAAACTVALAVFAAAMLF